In Prionailurus viverrinus isolate Anna chromosome F2, UM_Priviv_1.0, whole genome shotgun sequence, the sequence taccccaatgtttatagcagcactttcaacagcagccaaattatggaaagagcctaaatgtccatcaactgatgaatggataaagaaattatggtttatatacacaatggaatactacggggtaatgagaaagaatgaactatggccttttgtagcaacgtggatggaactggagagtgttatgctaagtgaaataagtcaggcagagaaagacagataacatatgttttcacttttatgtggatcctgagaaacttaccagaaaaccatgggggaggagaaggaaaaaaaaagttagagagggagagagccaaaccataagagaatcttaaaaactgagaataaactgaaggttgatggggggtggaagggaggggagggtgggtgatgggcatggaggagggcacctgttgggatgagcactgggtgttgtatggaaaccaatttgacaataaatttcatattaaaaataaattaaaaaataaaaatgggaaaattatcttttctttcaataaCAAGATGCCGAGAGTAAAAGAGAATTGATGACTTTCAACTAAATATTTAAGAGTAATAACTGTGTACAGAATATAAACACAtattcctttaagtttatttgctttaCTTCCCAGTATCCATCATCTGATTCAGAAAATGCAGCTGAAATTACTGGAATACATAGGAAAGCAACCTTGAGTTTCATAGATCTATAAATCTACCCAGAAAATACTATGTAGCCATGTGTAGGTGACTACCCAGAATTTTTATGCACATTGTTTTTTGGATTTGTTCACCAATAATTCTGAAAGaccaaaataatatttgtattttggtAATGTTGGGATTACTTTCTTTCTCCAGGCAAATATAAAATACTTGGATAATGTATGCTAAATTACTTGGATAGTGTATGCTAAAGACTATACGGTGATACATTTTTCCCAATTGATCGAACAAGCTAACCAAGTGCCAGCACAAGACAAGCTTCCCGCTACTGCTTCTGATGGGTCTGAGCCTAGTCAGTGGGAACAGTCTCTTAGAACACAAGGGCCATTCCTTTTAATATCGCCCAATAGTCAGCACAACTCAAGATCTGTGAGTTCTTTGCGCTCGAAAGTTCCCATCAAAGAACtggaacatatttattttattattattttttaatgtatattcattttttgagagaaagagagaccgagtgcaagcaggggaggggcagagagagggggagacagaatcggaagtcagctccaggctctgagctgtcagcatagagcctgacgcagggctcgaactcatgaacagttggaatcatgaccggagctgaagttggttgcttaacagactgagccaccccacctttttaaaaatgtgaacctggaacatatttaaaagataaaaaactgAGGCCAACACAGGCTAAAATACTTGCTTACATTGTCAGGAGTGGAACAACGGATACATATAAAGACATACTCCTACCTGTGCCCAAAGGGACTTGGGTTATTGTACAGTAAAGGATACCACAGGATGAAATATCAATACAGAAGGGACAGAGAATAACTCATTGATACGGAATTTAACTTCGGGAGTTAAAGTTTATTCACATAAACATATGATGTGTCTTATCAAAACTGGTCAAGGAAAATGCAATCCATTGTCATCGAAAGCTCATGTCACTGGTGTACACGTCTACGTAGAAACagaaaaccggggcgcctgggtggcgcagtcggttaagcatctgacttcagccaggtcacgatctcgcggtccgtgagttcgagccccgcgtcaggctctgggctgatggctcagagcctggagcctgtttcagattctgtgtctccctctctctctgcccctcccccgttcatgctctgtctctctctgtccctcaaaaaataaataaacgctgaaaaaaaaaattaaaaaaaaaaagaaatagaaaaccaactTAGTCACTCCTGACCTCCAATATATTTGAAATAGTGGCTATGCATATCTCATGAGTCagtgattattttataaaatactgacaTTTCACATGGAGTAATTAGTagttgctgctgcttcttttcctcctgtctccctttctttttcttccctccttcctttttctctcccccaagtATGTTTAAGTCAAGAAGTTCCAGTGGAAATCACTTTTACTACGTTCTTGAGAATCATACACTTCAAGCTGTGTAAAACATCCTAACCTCTGCCTTCAAATATAGATACCATTTTAGggaagaataaatacatttggtACACAAGTTGCCTTctgaaatactttctttttcaatCCCCAAATACCTTTCTTGTCAAGATAGTGCAGCAGTGTTTAGAAAGCGTTAGCACACCAACAGATGCTCAGAATCAAATGACTTAATAggcataaactttttttttcaaataattgcaAAGCTTTGGTTTAGCCTTTTGCATACCTTGCATAGTTAATTACCTAGGCCTTAATGTTTACATGTAATGAGAGTATCTACAGCTATAAACTACATAATTTATAATTGATGTAAATGGGTGTTATTATGTCAATTAGGCAGCTGTGTCCTCCACCTCTTGGTAAACAGCTTTGAGTGATAAACTGAGTTTGCAGAGAGGTACCTTCTTTTCTTcataacagataaaaataaattacctagGTAGACCAGGCTGTCCAATTGTTCTCTGGTGAGGTGGATGGGAAATCCAGACCCTTTCTTTTGACCTGTTGACTGCAGCAAATGGTCAATTTCGTCACGCAGCACTGCCATAGCTTCTGGGTGCTGTAGGAGGTAATACATCGCCCAGAACGTAGTTGGAATAGTGTTTGtcacagaggcccagagaaagcCTAAATGATGTGCTGggagaaaataagtgaaaaggaAGATTAATAGCGTTTATTACACTGATTAGATTTGCAGTGTGCTAATTAAAAGATGTTAGGACACAGACCCAGCCAAGGATCAGTGCATGCTAATGAGGACCAATAGGCTTCTGAAGTCTAATTTTCTGCTTAATGAGAATAGTTTAAAATGTAATGTgcatgtggggggtggggaggtgggggatgagATAAGAGGAGTAAATGCAGCTTAGTTATACTCTTTCTCATTATCACCATTAAGTATCTTGTTTTACCacctcagcaaaaaaaaaaaaaaatcaattatcacAGAGGGTTGTTTCAGAGTAAAACATTTTATCATTAGCCAATTAGAAAGAGCATAAAAATTTTCAAGGTcaccattttgtctttttatttcaaaggtctattgtaaattattttattttagacaagTAATCATCCAGAAGTTTCTTACCTCCTATTTCAAGGTCCTCGAGCGTATAGTATTTCTCCAGGATATCTTGCCTCATTTGAACAACTTCTGACCATCCTTGTATCTTAGCTAAGTGTTCTGATGTCAagttttttataagtttatttctaaTAGACTTGACATTTCCTAGAAGCTCTATGGGTATGTCTGATACTAAATACGGGAATTTgtcatcaaattttaaataatcatctCTTAGCTCAGTAGTAAATTTCTTCGTACTACCAGCAAGACTTTTTCCATATATGGTTGCAAATGTGATCTCAAATATCACTGAGTTGCAGAATGCCAACAGCGGTGTCATGACCCAATCTGTGGCTTTTAGTAGGTGGAGTTCAAGCACTTGTCTTAAATTCTGCATCATGTTTTCTGTGAGTATGTCCAAAGATTTCCCTTGTAAAAGTTGATAGCAGATGTGAAGTTCATTGTTCAGGTCATCATTGGTTTCCAGCTTTTTGATGGAAAATGCTTTCCTTAAGAGTTTATTAGTAAATATTCGAAAGCTTAATTTGCGGTTTTTTATCACTGACTGGTACTGAAAAGGGTCCAGGATAA encodes:
- the LOC125156762 gene encoding cytochrome P450 7B1 codes for the protein MGLFSLEPFLPQLLSFQGLALAAALLLGVLCLSSRRTRRPGEPPLIKGWLPYLGEALNFQKNPLGFMKTLQKQHGDTFTVLLGGKYITFILDPFQYQSVIKNRKLSFRIFTNKLLRKAFSIKKLETNDDLNNELHICYQLLQGKSLDILTENMMQNLRQVLELHLLKATDWVMTPLLAFCNSVIFEITFATIYGKSLAGSTKKFTTELRDDYLKFDDKFPYLVSDIPIELLGNVKSIRNKLIKNLTSEHLAKIQGWSEVVQMRQDILEKYYTLEDLEIGAHHLGFLWASVTNTIPTTFWAMYYLLQHPEAMAVLRDEIDHLLQSTGQKKGSGFPIHLTREQLDSLVYLESTILEVLRLCSFSSVFRFVQDDLTIHSEPQDYCLRKGDLVAIFPPALHYDPEIFEAPEEFRFNRFVEDGKKKTTFFKKGKILKCYLMPFGTGASKCPGRFLAITEIKQLLVVLLTYFDLEIIDDKPIEANCSRFLFGIQHPASDVLFRYKVKS